CTGGACTTGTGAACCATCTATCACCCAACTCTCCTATCTCCCATATCAGCcgttaaaaaattttttttgacacACTTCCCTGCTGTCCATTACTGTGCGTTTTCACAGTGAAaaacaggctgacctccaactcacagctctcttcctgcttcagcctcctaagtgctgcgaGTATAAGATCACAACCCATTTGGATTtacttaaattcttatttttcagaattttacTGGCCAGTTTCACACATTTACTTTTGCAAGAAGAACTTGCatttaaaacaattaattaattaattagattttaaaaaatatttttattttaaaataattttatacattcacttttattctagctgtagccctgtccctctttccctcataattctcccctccttccctcatcgtctctctgctcccttcccctgaatccactgagaggggaggtcctcctctctttccatctgaccctagcttctcagttATCTTCAGGAAGTCTgcatgtccttatctgtggcctaggaagactgttcctcccttgggggctgggggaaagctcaatgagccagtcattgagttcatgtcagaaatagatattttttaaaatttcagtttctttactTTATATCTCAAGTGTGCCCCCTCACTTCTCTTCTTCcagtctctcccttcccttctctccttcctcacagaaaaggggagcccacaCTATACCAAGTTTatgtattaattatagttttgtgTGTACGGTATTAGAGATTGAAGCCAATGCCTCATTCGTGTTAGGCTGTCCAGGGCTGAATCATATCCttagcctttttaaaaattttgaaacaGACTTTCATTAAATATCCTTGTAGGCCTTGAGgcagatcctccagcctcagtctctTAGGTAGTTAAGATTTCTGTTCTGCACTACCAGGCCAAGCTCATTTCTAAtactattgtttgtttgtttgtttgtggaggGTGTAGGGTGCAGGCAGAGGAGAAAGATACAGAGCAGTAGCTATGAATGGAAGCCCTGGTTTAGAGAACCTTGTCTGAAtcgttaagagcaccagctgcccttccagaagaccaggattTAGTTCTGTTGCTCCATGATGGCTCATCACTGTCTATATGTCAGGTTGAGGGAATCttcaccctcttttggcctccacaggcaccaggcccATACATGGTGCAAAATAGCCATACAcataggataaaataaaataatcaaaagagaaaaagaagcctAGACTCCAGTACAGGTTCTAGCTGTTCTGGTCGTCTGTGCTTAGCACCAGTCCCTGGTCTCCTGAGGTTTAAATCTCAACTGTGAGGCAGAGTTGTTATGCCTTTCCTGTTGGATTGTTGGTCTATTATTCAGCCTCTATTTACTGAAGACCTACTCTGTCTTTTCGTGTCTTGGTGAGCAACCTTCAGCTGGGTACTTGACACTGAAAGTATAGTGTTGGACAAGGTCCTTGAGCCACTGTCATTCTAGTGGATCTTGAGAatcaaatgatataaaatataatgtaatatCACAATGCCTGGAATCAAGTGCCTAAGAGTGGTTGGGTGCCCTGCCACTCTTCCCTTCTGCTGGTTGAGGAAGTATTGTCCAATGACTGAACTTATGACTATGCTAAAAAAAACCCTTCTAAGAATTTGCTTCATGTCACCCAGAGATCTGTTTGGCAGGATTTGCCTTTGTCCAAATGTTGAGtcaaatgggggctggagagatggcttagtgattatgcacagtgctcttgcaaaggatccaggttcagtggccagcacctatatggcagctcacaaccacctctaaatCCTGTCCAGATACCGTCCTCTCTATtctctgggcaccaggcatgtatgtggtgcatgTTCATACCACATGTTGGCAATATGctcatacatatgaaataaaatgaacacaTCTAAGAAACAAAACAGCCTCCCCACAGATACCCCAGTGTTGAGAGTCAGGTGCCTGTGAGGTGTACTGTCAAATGACACCCACCAACTGTTCAGCAACGATGTTTATGTTGTGATTGTTTATCTGGCAACAAATCCTTTCATCATGGAGGCAGGCTTCCAGAATCCATTGGTTTCATAGCCATGAGACACTCTATCAAGAGTGCCCTAGAGAACCTGATAACCTGGTACTTTTGCTGTTTTCCTGACCTGCCGGCTGGTGACTAAATTGAGAAGAGGTTAGGAtgctgcagctgagcagcagggaCCATAGTGCCTTGTGAAGGAGGACGGTAGTTCACCCTCAGCCACAGTGTATGCTGCTGTCCCTTGGATATGGGACTTCCAGGCAGTGGGACCATAGCCTCATCCTTTATTCCAGGGGGGGGGGTGTGTCGGTGCTCTGAGGGAAGGCATGTGACAGACCTTTCCTCTACCCTGCCTCAAGAGCCCTAGTTCTAATCCTTCCCTTATACCTCTTAGGATGTGGGCTCTCTAGATGAGAAGATGAAGAGCTTGGATGTGAATCAGGACTCGGAGCTGAAGTTCAATGAGTACTGGAGACTGATTGGGGAATTGGCAAAGGAAATCAAGAAGGAGAAATTCCTGGAGATCTGGAAGAAGTAAAGCCTGCTTGTTGGGATGGGTGTCAGCAGGGTCTGCTGGGCTGGGCCAGCCAGAACTCCCCTCCCTGCAAATAAAGCTTCCTCCTTGAAACacagatgcttaattttcatacactaccctgatttcttttcttgagaTCCAGGGATGAGAAAGCTCTGTCTTTACCTGAGGTAAAAACATGAACATTATGGACATTTTGAAGACAAAGGATGTGGTTCATCTTCAGATATCTATAGCATTCTAGcactatgtgattttttttttttttggtccctcTGGGGTTGGGGACAGAATATGTCCTTGAGAACGTGTGGCACAGCAATAGATCTTTCACTAAGTCGGTGCTCAATAAATACACGGTTGATGCGTGAAGAATACAGAGCTTGGAGGTAAGAAAGGCTGCTGGGGCTCAGCTCCATGTCTCCAGTTCCCAGTTTGCTCATATAACTCCTGGAATGTGTCCTTTGGCTGGTAATGATAACAAATGTGCTAAATATCTCAACTGTATTACCCTAGCTAACTGTCACAGCTGTCTAGGTTCATCaatcaaattaatttttacagTGTTGAGGATTAACCTATGATCTTGCACAAGTCAGGCAATTGGGAGGAGCCACACCCCAAGTTCTCTTTTtggttcctttcttcctttccttctttccttctttcctcctttcctcctttcctcctttccttccttccttccttccttccttccttccttccttccttccttccttcctccctccctccctccctccctccctccctccctccctcctttctttctttctttctttctttctttctttctttctttctttctttctttctttctttcttttcttgagacacattctcactatatagaccaggctggcctcaaaattctAAAAATGGTTggttttgcctcccaagtgctgggattaaaggcatgcatcaacaTGCTGGGCCTcataaaaaaaaccttttttttgaaacaaggtctcacatagtccaggctggctctgaattcctgctcctcctgcctttcctTTTGTAGTGCTAGGATAAAGCTGTATGCCCCTGTGCTCTTCATGACTCCATTTAATGCTGTGGATAGTGTCACTGATGAATCTGCAGAGTCTGGTATTAACAGGCGGTCGGTATACTAGGGCATTTTGATTCTTCCCGGGATGAGTAAGGGGAGCCAGGACCACCTAGTTCAGAGTGGAAGAGGAGGATGGGCTGAgctgagggctgaggcaggaacctggaagaggtgcccactcccttcctccaccctctatcTCAACCTTCTGCTTACATCCAGGAAGCTGGAGAGTTCAGTTTTTAGCAGGTCTTTCAACTCCTTCTTGCTCAGTTTATATTTGTCCCCTTCCTTGCCCGAATGGGCATGGAAGACATTGATGAGGGTCTCCATGGCAGTCTCCAGCTCAGAGCCCATTTCAGCACACACCTACCCACCCCCACCTAAGGGAAGTGAAGTGTCAATCAGGTTCAGGAGCTCTGGGGTCCTCAGAGAAGGGCAACCTCAGGCCTGGCCCTGGTTTCCAATCTCAGACAGCTACAAGATGGGACCTTACTCGATGTTATCTTTCATTGAGATTTTGCGATGTGGGAGAATCCCTCTCACACCTAAATCCAGTTCAATGTTCTGAAGTCCTCCATCACTTGCCAACCAGAGGGAGTCAGGGATGTTCATGGAGACGAAGCAACAGGAACTGGGCTGTCTTCAGACGTCTTCAGAAGACACATGCAGTGACTGGCTCCTGGCTGCCTGGGCAGAGACTTAGGGATGGGGGTGGGCTATGTGTGGACACAGGACCAGGCAGGCTTCCAGCTCTATTTTTACCCTCTGGCGCTGTCACAGTCAAGCTTTGCTGTGGGTAGTAAGTCTCTGATGCCCACACAGGAGAAGTCTGGTACCTTTGGTGAGCTGATGGAGGAGTGGAAGTGATGAGGGGGTTTGGTAAGAGTTGGTATGGAGGGGAGCCACACTGCTAAGTGACCCTTGCTCTTTAGGCACATAGGATTAAGCCCAGGTCCTTTTGGCTGGATCTccatctttctgggcctgggatttacttatttataacaGCCTCACATTCTACAGCCATAGCTGTGCTGGAACTAGCTCTGGCTGgccctcaactttttttttttccctttatttaagattttatttattctcaatgctctatgtgcatgtacatctgcCGGCCAGAAGAGGGGAGTAGAGGGTTTAAATGGtgttgagccaccatgtggttgttgggaaatgaactcaggacttctggaagaaaagacaagcaattaaccactgagccatctctccagcctaggcCCTGAACTTTTGGCAGTTCTGTCTCCATGTCCAAGCCACTCTTGCctggctctcctctctccccagcaTTTTTTTATGGCTTCTCTTGGAGAATGCTTCCCATGACCTCCTATCCTGTTCCTCTTGTCTGCAGATTCATCCTTTCCAATCACATAGGTAGAAGGGGGAAGGAAATGTCTGAGGTTTTCCCTTGGAAACAGAGCTTCTAGGAGTAACCTACCTGAAGGCATTGTCCCTGAAGCTGTCCATTCCTGCCTCAGTCCAGCTCTGTTGCAGGAGCTCCAGTGGGAGCAGGATAGGGCTGGTTTGTGTTAGATAAAGGCTGAATGCATGGGTCATTTGGGTTCCATGGGCCGGGTGAGAGCAGAAAATAGAGAGGTTTATTGAGAAGAGACTACCATGCTAGGGCCCTGAGTCCTTTGGCCGGGGGAGTGTCATGCCTTCCCCAGCCTCAGGGCAGCTCAGGTATCCTCATCCTTCCTCACCACTGGGTATACTGGACAATGGGTCCTGATTAGATGACATCCCAACTCTTCAATGGAGCCCTTGTTACTGTCAGCTGAACTCCAGTTATAAGTAGTTGTCAGAGAGATGAGGGGAGAGAGAACCCAAGCTGAGCTGATCAAAGGGATAAGGTGTTGCTCAAGGGAGGGATCTGAGTGGCTCTGGTTACCCTTCCCATCTTCCAGGGCTCCTGGAGATTGCCTGGAGTCCTTCAGCAGCTTGTAATTTTATGGAAGGGAGGTCCTAGGGGCTAAGCAgtgggaaaacaaagaaaaaaattaggggaGAGAGTAGCGGGGGGGGGGGTAAGCTGAGAAAAGGGGGGTAGAGAGGAGGTCTTGAGAAGGCAGTGATGGGACAGGGCACACTGCCACAGACCCCCTTCTTGATGCTCTCACATGGCTTATGCTCTGCTGCTCAGAGGATTCCCTGGGCTCAGGTTCTTGAAAGGCAGACCTAGAGACTGGGGTATCTGGCAGGAGACACAGGTATCTGTGTGGAAGGACCTGGTAGCCTGGAAGCTGTCTAGAACCTTATTCACCAGTCACCCAGCTCTCTGAccttccctcagctcctctcACTACTTTGCAAACTTTATGTCCCCTAGATCCAGACACTGCTCTTCCCTTGGCTGATTGCTCCCAAGCCCTTGTGGCACCACAGTATGTTTTTTCAGGTCTCTTGGATTTCTACTGAGGCTCCGTTTCCTCCAGGCTGGCTTAAGCCAGGGACTTATCCTAATCAAGGTAGGATACTCACGGTTGGCCTTTGTCTGAGGTGGGAGCAGGTTCTGAACAGACAGGCAGGCTGTAAATGCGGCCTCTGGAGAGTTGTGGGGAGACCTGGCTTTAACTGTCCTCCCTTAAGGACCCTCCTCCGGAAAGGCTCGACCCTGTCAGAAAGGACAGCCAGAGGGCTAGGGACCAGGAGTGGACAGAGGCGCCCTCTGTCTCCCGGGCTGGTGGGAACGGGCtgccctgtgtttctttctgttcttggttGCACCCCCTCCCTTTGCACAGCAGGGAGGATGTGGGAAGAGAATTCATGAGAAGGGTGATGCTGTGCAAGCCGAGCAGTGGAAGGGAAGAATACTGCCCAGGAGTGTCTTCCTGAGGGcttctgtcttggaactcagcTAGGGACTTCAATCAGGGTTCCACTATGGAGACCTCATCCTGGGCTTTCTGAGTGTCCTTGGACTGTAGGGTGTTTTGCTGGTTCTGGTTTCTCAGATGGGGTTTCCCGAGCTGACATCCtcaagtgtttgttttatttatttttacaaatagcAGAAGCAGCCACTCTGACACAGACTTGGGAGGGGTGGGACGCTATGGTCCTTTCTGAGCAGGCTCTGTCCAGGTCGTACAGTACTGTTTTGAGCCAGCTAGTGACAGCAGGGGCGGTCCCATGTTTTCGGAATCAGCAGATGCTGGACCTTGATACTTTGGACTTGGGCTCTCTCCTTTCCCGGAGCATTATAAAACTTCAGCCCAGAGGCTCCAGCTCTGCTAGCTGCATTCTATTTCCCTGCTCTGGTGAGTTCCTCTCCCTGATGCAGCAGAGAGCCCAGGGACCTTCTTTATCGATTCGGGGTTCTCCCTTGTAAGCAGGTTCAGGCCGAGATTCAGGAAGTAGCTTTAGGAGAGCTGGCAGTGTTCCTTGTGGGTGGGAGGACAGAATGAGAGGGATGAGTAGGCAGGCTTCCTCCTTCACTGGACCCCCGAGGGCCCTGGCTGAGGGCTTGAGGAATCTGAAGAGTCCTTTTCTAGAACGTTGTCAACCACAGGCATGAGTGGGGAAGACAGGTATGTTCTTGCACTGAGCATCCCCAGACCCCGTTCGCAGAAGTAGGGTGTGGGACTGAAGATGGGTCTGGCCCGATTGACCCTGAGCTAAGTTGGGTTTTGCCAACCCTAGGCTTTTCTCTTAGGAACAGTAGCCAGTATGTGGGAGGGCGGGGATGCAACATAAACAGCCATTGGAGACAAGCAGTCTCCTGACCCTAAGAAAGGGAGTGGCAGAAAGAAAGGGCCATTGGAGTAGAGGCCGCTCAGGGGATGTTACCACACTCAGAGAACTCTAAGAAAACCCCTTGCAGCACTCAGAAAGACCACTACAGAGATATATCCCCAAGACAGACACTCAGACTCGAGAGTCATAAAGAAAGGATTTCTGTAAGTGAGATTCTGTTGTCTGTCCTGGACCCTTTGATCTCTCCCATGTTGACTCTTTCAGGAAGCCACTTCACCCGTTCTTGGATCCCTGACTCTCCTGGCCTGTTTCTTCCCAGGCAGGTCAGTCTGTGAGGACATCAGCTCCTTCTTTGGAGTACTGATGGCAGCAGAGCCCCTGACTGAACTGGAGGCGGCCATTGGGACCATAATGGACATATACCACAATTATGCAATAATGGAAGAAGGAGCTCCCAGACTGAGTTTCAATGCTTTTAATAAAATGGTCACCCAGCAGGTGCCTCATTTTCTCAAGGTTGGTAGAGGTCTCTAGGACTGAGATTTTCTATGTATGCCAGGCGATGACTGCATGTGTAGGTGTTTCTGTGTTTCCTCAACTCAGGTAAGTTTGTGTAAAAGCAGATGAGTAAAATTGCTGTTTGGCGCAAACGGCAATGTGTAATTATTGGGCTGCGTGTTTGTGTCAAACCATGCTGTGGAGACCTTGGGTCTGCCTGTGCAGGGTGGATAtcaggcaggtggag
This is a stretch of genomic DNA from Meriones unguiculatus strain TT.TT164.6M chromosome 1, Bangor_MerUng_6.1, whole genome shotgun sequence. It encodes these proteins:
- the LOC132647957 gene encoding protein S100-A13-like isoform X2 produces the protein MAAEPLTELEAAIGTIMDIYHNYAIMEEGAPRLSFNAFNKMVTQQVPHFLKDVGSLDEKMKSLDVNQDSELKFNEYWRVTGEFAKAIWEENVLEVLKT
- the LOC132647957 gene encoding protein S100-A13-like isoform X1, producing MLDLDTLDLGSLLSRSIIKLQPRGSSSASCILFPCSGRSVCEDISSFFGVLMAAEPLTELEAAIGTIMDIYHNYAIMEEGAPRLSFNAFNKMVTQQVPHFLKDVGSLDEKMKSLDVNQDSELKFNEYWRVTGEFAKAIWEENVLEVLKT